The Lycium barbarum isolate Lr01 chromosome 10, ASM1917538v2, whole genome shotgun sequence genome includes a region encoding these proteins:
- the LOC132616022 gene encoding cyclin-SDS, with protein MKRKLQHSEASSLHQPAVKKQLRSKLPRRKRSYISPIILPSFSISNSSHLTSEISRDSSKSNSVNKREIEGENEFRRVTRAYFRKNNNQKKNKDDADVELSECSCVDSCTSQFIGKITKNEDPVEIEDSDAISTLVKVSSDFCDKISKSESDVVEGTAIINDEVIHISTEFTKRNAKVIEETEDSDAISTFLKASSDFSSKISKSVVEGTAKIDDDDVVSFNSVLQSPSESKCGNLSVQAIKCTENRAIEEDMESEVSKLSAATHAHDKLNGSAAFDLECSENFSIKCSENRAIEEDIESKASLIELSAATQAHDKLNGSAEFDLECSEQGQNRAIEEEINSKVSQLTAATQAHDKLNGDAEFDLESSEQGENRATEEEINSEQVSKLSGATHAQDKLDADAEFDLECSENFSIIDVSDDYYSSAYSDIFPDSSDIDLSDYSPSYWYESGSQFSEKSNVDATPSPTFTLFLWFSQQFCRSTVALQSTHVNSSEDHVSTEFTGLENEEDEESYRMIRNREKRQLYLHDYAEEYCSTTHYGDLIVQQRLQMVHWILEQATRKDLQKETMFLSVNLFDRFLSKGYFRTKRCLQIAGIACLTLAVRIEENQPFNSIRQKTFVVAGTAYSCSEVVAMEWLVQEVLNFQCFLPTIYNFLWFYLKAARAAEHVERTTKYLAVLALLGHEHLCYRPSTVASALVILALSAANLYASCHLVTKTHAKIKDEDLPECIKSLEWLVKYI; from the exons ATGAAGCGAAAGTTACAACACTCCGAAGCATCATCACTTCATCAACCGGCTGTAAAGAAACAGCTTCGATCAAAGTTACCTCGCCGTAAACGATCATATATCTCTCCGATAATTCTACCTTCATTCTCTATTTCAAATTCGTCTCATTTAACTAGTGAAATTTCACGTGATTCGAGCAAAAGTAATTCTGTTAATAAGCGTGAAATTGAAGGAGAAAACGAATTTCGTAGAGTTACTAGAGCTTATTTCAGGAAGAATAATAATCAGAAGAAGAATAAGGATGATGCTGACGTGGAATTATCGGAATGCTCTTGTGTTGATTCGTGTACTTCTCAATTCAttggaaaaatcacaaaaaatgaAGATCCAGTTGAAATTGAGGATTCTGATGCAATTTCGACATTAGTGAAAGTTTCTAGTGATTTTTGCGATAAAATATCAAAATCTGAAAGCGATGTTGTTGAAGGAACTGCGATAATCAACGACGAAGTAATTCACATTTCTACTGAATTCACT AAGAGAAATGCAAAAGTCATTGAAGAAACTGAGGATTCTGATGCAATTTCAACATTTCTCAAAGCTTCTAGTGATTTTTCCAGTAAAATCTCAAAATCTGTAGTTGAAGGAACTGCGAAAATCGACGATGATGATGTGGTTTCATTCAATTCAGTGTTACAATCGCCTTCTGAATCGAAATGTGGAAATTTATCAGTTCAAGCAATCAAATGTACTGAAAACAGAGCAATCGAAGAAGATATGGAGTCCGAAGTTTCAAAATTATCTGCTGCAACACATGCACATGATAAGCTCAATGGAAGCGCAGCTTTTGATCTAGAATGTTCTGAAAATTTCTCAATCAAATGTAGTGAAAACAGAGCAATTGAAGAAGATATCGAGTCCAAAGCTTCACTAATAGAATTATCTGCTGCAACACAGGCACATGATAAGCTCAATGGATCAGCAGAATTTGATCTAGAATGTTCTGAACAAGGTCAAAACAGAGCAATCGAAGAAGAAATCAACTCTAAAGTTTCACAATTAACTGCTGCAACACAGGCACACGATAAGCTCAATGGAGACGCAGAATTTGATCTAGAAAGTTCTGAACAAGGTGAAAACAGAGCAACAGAAGAAGAAATCAACTCTGAACAAGTTTCAAAATTATCAGGTGCAACACATGCACAGGATAAGCTCGATGCTGATGCAGAATTTGATCTAGAATGTTCTGAGAATTTTTCAATTATTGACGTCTCTGATGACTACTATTCATCAGCTTACTCAGATATTTTTCCGGATAGTTCCGATATAGATCTATCGGATTATAGTCCATCGTATTGGTATGAATCTGGAAGCCAATTTTCTGAGAAATCGAATGTAGATGCTACTCCTTCACCTACTTTCACGTTGTTTCTTTGGTTTAGTCAACAGTTCTGTAGATCAACCGTTGCTTTGCAATCTACTCATGTAAACTCATCTGAAGATCACGTTTCTACTGAATTCACT GGATTGGAAAATGAAGAGGATGAAGAGAGCTATAGGATGATAAGAAACAGAGAGAAGAGACAATTGTATCTACACGATTATGCCGAGGAATACTGTTCCACTACACACTATGGCGATTTAATCGTACAGCAGCGGTTACAGATGGTTCATTGGATACTTGAG cAAGCTACGAGGAAGGACCTTCAGAAGGAGACCATGTTCTTAAGTGTCAACCTCTTTgacagatttttaagtaaagGGTACTTCAGAACCAAAAGATGCCTTCAAATTGCTGGCATAGCCTGCCTTACTCTGGCAGTCAGGATAGAAGAAAACCAGCCTTTCAACAG CATTCGCCAGAAGACATTCGTTGTTGCAGGCACTGCATATAGCTGTTCTGAAGTGGTGGCTATGGAGTGGCTGGTGCAGGAGGTCCTCAACTTCCAGTGCTTTCTTCCAACAATATACAACTTCTTATG GTTCTATCTTAAAGCTGCTAGAGCTGCTGAACATGTGGAAAGGACAACTAAATACCTGGCAGTACTAGCTTTGCTGGGTCATGAGCACTTGTGCTACAGACCATCAACTGTAGCATCTGCACTGGTGATTCTCGCTTTATCAGCTGCCAATCTTTATGCCTCCTGCCATTTGGTTACGAAG ACTCATGCCAAAATAAAGGACGAAGATTTACCTGAATGCATAAAG AGCTTGGAATGGTTGGTGAAGTACATATGA